The region GCCGTAACCGAGCTTCTCGATGTCCGACGCCTGCTCCGGTGTGACCGGCGAGCCGGTCCAGACGCCGAAGCGTCCCTGCGCGGGCTTCAGCGACGGGCCTTCAGATTCACTCATCGAGTTCCCTTCGGTTGCGTTCAGTTCAGTCCCAGCGGCCCGGCCAGTTCGGTGAGCGCTCCCACCAGCTTGTCAGGGCGGGTGAGCACCTGAACGGGCACGTGGTCGGCGCCCGCTTCCAGGTGTTCGGTCAACCGCGCGGCGATCTGGTCGGGGGTGCCGTACGCGACGACGGCATCCACCAGACGGTCACTACCCGGTTTGGTGACATCCACATCGGAGAATCCGAGCCGTTTCCAGTTGTTCACGTAGTTCGCCAGGCCGAGATAGACCGCGAGGGCCTCGCGTCCGACCTCGCGGGCGCGCTCAGGATCTGTCGTCAGCACCACCTTGTGCTCCGGCGCCAGGAACGCCTCGGGGCCGATCAGCTCGCGGGCGCGGGCGGTGTGCTCGGGAGTGGTCAGATACGGGTGCGCACCGGCGCTGCGCCGCGCCGACAACTGCAGCACCTTGGGCCCCAGCGCCGCGATGACCCGCCGCTGCCGCGGCACGCCGTGTTCGTCGAGCTTGTCGAGGTAGTCGGTGAGCGCGTCGATCGGCTTGCGGTACTCCTTGTGCGCCTCGCGGTGCCCGACCCCGATGCCCAGCAGGAAGCGCCCGGGGTGCGCTGCCTCGATGCGGTGGAACGACTCGGCGACCTCGCCGGGAGCGGCCGTCCAGATGTTCACGATGCCGGTGGCGACCTGCAACGTCGTCGTGGCGTCGAGAAGGGGTTCGACCCAGTCCAGCGCCGCCGGCGGCGAGCCGCCGACCCAGACGGCGCCGTAGCCCAGCGCCTCGATCTCCGCGGCCTGCGCAGGGGTCACCCCGCGGCCGAACGATCCGAATCTGCCCAGATCGGGCTTCGCGTCGGTCACTGTGCGGGGGCTTCCGGCGCCGGCGCGTGTAGCGGCAGGCAGACGATGAACTTCGTGTCGCCGGGCTTCGACTGCACCGACAGGTTGCCGTGGTGCTTCTCGACGACGATCCGCCAGGCGAGGTCCAGGCCCAGGCCGGTGCCTTCGCCGAACGGCTTGGTCGTGAAGAACGGCGTGAAGATCCGTTCGACGATGTCCTCGGGAACACCGGGCCCGTCGTCGCAGATCTCGACGCGGACCGTGGTCTCGCTCTCCCGCAGGGTCCGGATCGTCAGAGTGCCCTGACCGTTCATCGCCTGGATGGCGTTGTCGATGATGTTCGTCCACACCTGGTTGAGGTCGCCGGGATAGCAGAGCAATTCGGGCAGCGTGGTGTCCTTCTCCCACACCAGCTTCACCGGCTTCTCCTTGCCGACCTTGTCGCCGAAGATCGTCTTGATCGTGCTGAACAGCAGTTCGTGGACGTTGGCGCTCTGGTATTCGGCGCGGTCCATCTGCGAGTACTGCTTGGCCCCGGCCAGCAGCGCGGAGATCCGCTTGCTCGCCTCGGCGATCTGGTTCATCAACAGCTCGTTGTCGATCGTGTACTTCAGCCAGCCGATCGCGCCCGGCAGCGTCGCCGAGCAGTCGACGTCGTCGATCGACGCCTCGACGCGTTCGAGCCAGTCGACGTCGAGGCCCGCCTCCACGAACGTCGGGGCGTAGTCCCACGCGCCGGCGATCCCGTGCTCTTCGAGCCAGTCGCCGATCTGGTCCTCCCGGTCGGAGGTCTCCAGCGCGGAGAGCTCCTGCGACTTGGACTTGGCCACCTGCTCGGCCACCTCGTCCTGGATGCTGATCAGAACCTTCAGCGCGGCCGGGGTGAACTTGCCGTCGGCGAGCATCGCGAGCTTGTGCCGCATCTTGCCGACCCCCTCGCGCAGGTCCGCGACCGCGCGGGCGGTCGCGCCCGCGGGGTTGTTGAGCTGATGGGTCAGTCCGGCGGACAGCTGGCCCAGCGCCAGCAGCTTCTCGCGCTGGCCGATGATCTGGCGCTGCCGCAGCCCGCCGACCATGTGCCCCTCGAGCAGGTGCACCGCCATCGGGAACTCTTTCTGCATGAACTCGGCGAACGCCGACGCGTCCAGGACGAAGAACCGCGACGGCCGGGTGACGCGGACCGACGCCTGGTAGACGTGCTCCTCGCCGGGGATGTAGGCCGACCAGGCTCCGCAGTACACCCCGCGCTGAGAGGTGCGGTTGGTTTCGATGTCGACGCCGCCCGAGCGCTTGGACATCACCAGCTCGCCGTCGATGAGCACGTAGAAGCAGGTCGCGGGGTCGCCTTCGGTGCAGATCGGGCCTGGCTCGAAGGTGGCGATGTGGCCGTTCTCGCACAGCGTCTGCAGCTGCTCGTCGGTCAGCGCCTCGAACAGGAACAACGAGCGCAACTCATCGGGCAGGCACGCCTCGCCGATCGTCATCTTGTTCCCGTCCCTTCCTTCGGCTGCGTCGTGCAACATCAGTGGTCGGCGCTGGATTCCGCCGCGGTCACGTCTCGGCCAGGTACCGGTGCACGAGCATCACGGCCATGGACCCTTCGCCGACGGCCGCGGCCACCCGCTTCGCCGACTCGGCGCGCACGTCACCGGCGACGAACACGCCGGGCACGCTGGACTCCAGGTGATGCGGCGGCCGGTCCAGCGTCCACCCGCTGATGTCGCGCAGGTCCGGGCCGGCGACGATGAACCCGTGGTCGTCGCGGACCACCACACCGTCGAGCCATTCGGTGCGGGGTTCGGCGCCGATGAAGATGAACATCCGCCCGCAGTCGGCCTCGTGGCGATCACCGGTCTCGGTGTTCTCCAGGCAGATGCCTTCGAGGTGGCCGTCGCCCTTCACGGCGTGCACGACGGTGTGCGGCATCTCGGTGATGTTGTCCTGGGCCCTGATCTGCTGGATCAGGTAGTACGACATCGAGTCCTCGAGCGTGCGCCTGCTCACGATCGTCACCGACTTCGCGGTGCGCGCCAGATACATCGCGGCCTGGCCGGCGGAGTTGGCGCCGCCGATGACGTACACCTCGTCGTCGTCGCAGTCCGACGCCACCGACGCCGTCGCGCCGTAGTAGACGCCCGCACCGGTCAGCGTCGAGCACCCCTCGGCCGCCAGTTGCCGGTACTCCACGCCCATCGCGAGGACGACCGCCCGGGTGCCGATCGTGCGCCCGTCGGACAGATGCACCGTGCGGGCGATGCCGTCGACCTCGAGGCGGGTCACCTCGGCGGCGGTGATCAGCTCGGCGGAGAACTTCTCGGCCTGCCTGCGCGCGCGATCGGCCAGCTGCGCGCCCGACAGCCCGTCGGGGAACCCGAGATAGTTCTCGATCCGCGAACTCTGGCCGGCCTGCCCGCCGGTCGCGGTGCGTTCGATGAGCACCGTCTTGAGGCCCTCGGAGGCGCCGTAGACCGCGGCGGCCAGCCCGGCGGGTCCGCCGCCGATGACGACCAGGTCGTAGAAGTCGTCCGAGGGCGTCGTCGTCAGCCCCAGCGTCGCCGCGAGCTCGGCGTCGGTCGGGTCGATCAACGTCTCACCCTGTTCGGTGATCACCACGGGCAGCGTCAACCCGTCCTGCCCCGCGGCCTCCAGCAGGGCGGCACCCCTGGGCTCGTCGGAGCGGAACCACGTGTAGTACAGGCGATTTCGGGCGAGGAACTCGCGCACCTCGGAGGAGCGTGCGTTCCAGGGGTGGCCGATGATCTTGGTGTGGGGGATCGCGCGGTCGCCGGTGGCCCGCCACGCCTCGAGCAGCGCGTCGATCACCGGGTAGAGCTTCTCCTCCGGCGGGTCCCACGGTTTGAGTAGGTAGTGGTCGAGGTCGACGACGTTGATCGCGTCGATCGCGGCGTGCGTGTCGGCGTACGCGGTGAGCAGCACGCGCCGCGCCATCGGGAAGATGTCCATCGCCGCTTCGAGGAACTCGATGCCGCTCATCTGCGGCATCCGGTAGTCGGCGACGAACACCGCCACGGTCTCGCCGCGCAGCTTGAGTTCGTTGAGGGTCTCCAGCGCGTCGAGTCCCGACTCCGCGCGGACGATGCGGTACTTCTCGCCGTAGTGCCGGCGCAGGTCGCGGGCCACGGCGCGCGAGACCGCGGGGTCGTCGTCGACGGTGAGGATCACGGGTTTTCGGGGCTGGGGCACAGGTCCAGTCATCGGAACAAGTATGCGCCCCGTGTCCAGCGGAAATCGGGGTCGCCTTCTAGGGCCTTAGGACCCTTTTGCCGGCTGGGCGGCGGCCCTATGGTCTTGCGTGACGGGATCGATGGCCGCGCTTCGTCAGAGAGCTACGGGGGAGGGCTATGCCGACGAACGTCCTCGTGGGGTACGACGGATCGCCGGCGGCAGGCGCGGCCATCGATGCCGGGGCGGCGCTGTTTCCCGGCGCCCACGCGTGGATCACCTACATCTGGATGCCTCCGTTCGCCGGCAAACGGCTGCGCAGAAGGCTGCGCGAGACGGCCCGCACCGCCGACGAGCTGGTGGAACTGATCGAGCGCGAGGGACGCCGCGAGGCCGACACGATCGTGCGCGCCGGGGTCGCGCTCGGTAAAGCCGCCGAGTGGGACGCCGAGCCGCTGGTCAAACGTGCGATCGGATCAGACGGACTGCGGCTGGCGCAGCTGGCGGAGAAGCTGGCGGCCGACGTGATGATCATCGGGGCGCGGGGGCTCGGCGGAACCGAGGCCGCCATCGGCAGCGTCTCCGACATGGCGGTCCACTACGCGACGGTGCCCGTGCTGGTGATTCCGAGCCCGCTGCTGGCCGACGAGTTCGACGCGCTGTCTTCCGGCCCCGTGGTGGTGGGTTACGACGGGTCCGACGGCGCCGAGTCCGCGGTCGAGAAGGCCCGCCACGTGTTCCCCGAGCGCCGGCTGTTGCTGGCCGCGGTCGCCGGCGACGGCGAAAAGGTCGAGGCCGGTCCGTGCGCGCAGGGTCTGGACATGGTGACGCTCGAGCGGGCGAGCCGCTTCGGCGCGCCGCGCGACCGCGGTATCGCCGACACGCTGGCCGCCTGTGCGGACGACCACGACGCCGCCGTCGTCGTGGTCGGGTCCCGCGGACAAGCGGCGGCCCGTGAGATCCTGCTCGGAAGCGTCGCCGTCGCGACCGTGCACCGCTCGCACCGGCCGGTGCTCGTGGTACACGGCTGATCAAATCGGCTCAGACCGGCTCAGCCTGCTTCTGCGCGGCGCGCCCCCGCACGTCGGGGGAGAGGTGTTCGATGGCCGCGACGGTCTCGGCCCGCCGCATCCGTTGCGCCCGTTTCGAGATGCCGCGCATCATCTTGCGTTCCATGACGAAGTGCGGGATGTCGAACCAGAAGTGCCCGACCGGGCCGCCGCGGCCGCGCACGATCAGCCGCGTCCAGCCGACTTCCCGACGGAGGACGAAAGCCCAACAGCCCCGGGCCTTCTCGCCGCGCTGCAGCCGCTGGTAATCCTCCGGCGACACGAGCACGAGGTGAGACTTCGGCGCGACGGCGGCCACGATCTGGCGCGCGCCGGGACCGTACCGTCTGGCGAGCCAGACCGTGTCACCGACCTCGACGCGCTGCCACTCCGGATGCACCACGTCGGCGTTGCGCACGTCGGCGCCCACCGCCCGCTCGAGCAGCGAGTAGCTGTAGAACCCTCCCCGGTCCTCCCCGATCTGGGCCAGCCACGGCCAGACGTCCTGCCGCGGGGCGTCGATCGTCACCGCACGGGTGGTCTGCGGGGTGTCGGCCACGACGAGCTCGTCACCCGGCAACGAGGCGGCGATCTCCTCGGTGCGCGCGCCCCAGGTGTACATCCACGGCCGCACGTGGGCGCGGTACACCGCCGCGATGCCCACCGCGGCCATCAGGTCCGCCACAAGCGGCCGTTGCCTTCCCATGACGGGTCAGCCGGCCTCGACGTCGACGCGCTTGGCCGGGACCTCGGACTCCTTGAGGGGTACCGAGACGGTCAGGATGCCCTTGTCGTAGCTGGCCTTGATGGCGTCCTCGTCGGCGCCCGCGGGCAGCGTCACCGACCGGGTGAAGGATCCGTAGGTGAACTCGGAGCGCCCGTGGGACTCCTTCTTCTCGCTGCGTTCGGCCTTGATCGTCAGGACACCGTCACGAACGGTGACGTCGACGTCCTTCTTCGGATCGATGCCCGGGATCTCGGCGTGCAGTTCGTACACCCCCTCGCTGATGTCGTCCTCGACCTTGATCGGGTGGCCGCCGAACATCGGCCGCAGATTCGACCAGTTCGGGAACCCCGAGAAGAACTCCGAGAAGTCGGGCCAGGACGGCCGATGATGCTGCTGCACAGCGACATCGCTCATGATCGCTCTCCTTGAGATGAGTATGTGTACTCCCGCATCCGATCACCGGGCGACCGGCAGCCGCTAGGGACCGAAGTCCCCGCCGCACGGGCCGTTCGTCGGGCCGCGCCCCCGGGAACGGGACCACTGGCCCTAGTGGCCGGGCGCGCAAACCGCCACGCTCGAGGCATGGTGAACAGACTCGTCAAAACGCTGACGGTGGCCGCGGCGCTCTACGCGGCACGGCGCTACTTCCGCGACTGGGGCACGACCAAGGCCGAGTCGGGTGGTCGCCTGCCGGGTGACGAACTCGTCAAGGCGCCGATCCTCTCGGCGACGGAGGGCGTCTGGATCGACGCACCGGCCGCGAAGGTCTGGCCGTGGCTGGTCCAGATGGGGCAGGACCGCGGCGGCCTGTACAGCTTCGAAAAGCTCGAGAACGCGGTGGGATTGCGGTACCGCAACGCCGACCGGCTGCACCCGGAGTGGCAGCAGCTCGAAGTGGGCGACACCGTCAGGCTGGTGCCCAGAGGCTGGCTGGGCCTGGCCGACGGGGTCGAGCTCGAGGTGGCGCGCATCGTCGACGACACCTCGATCGTGCTGCGCGGCCGGTTGTCCTCGCTGCCGTGGGACGTGGTGTGGTCCTTCCACGTCATCCCGCACTGGGACGATCGGTGCCGGCTGCTGATCCGGTCGCGCCTGGCGCTGCGCAGCCCCGGAGAAGTGGTGCTGGCCGAACTGGCGGGCCCCGCCCGGGCGTTGATCACCCGGGGAATGCTGTTGGGTGTCAAGCGGCGTGCGGAGGGGCAGTGGCAGGCCGAGGCGTCGGCGGCGCGGGCCAGCGCGGATCTGCACCGCGTCGGCTGAGCCGTGCGGTCACGCCCTCATCGGTTCACGCCGACACGGTGACGTCGACACTCAACGTATCGGCGATCGCGTGCGCTGCCGCCCAGTCGCCCTCGCGCAGAGTGCGCCCGAAGTCCTCGACCAGCGGGCTGATCGCGCCGAGCTGGGCCAGCCAGTTCGACACCGTGCCGGCGACCTCGTCGGCGCTCACCCGGACCATGCGTTCGCGGTGCAGGCGGTCGGTGAGCACGAACGTCGGCGGCTGGTGGTTGGTGCGTCCGAGCAGGCAGCCCATGGTCTTCATCGTCGGCTCCTCGGTCAAGTCCGGTGCATCGATCACACCACCCCGCCGGGCGCGTCACCATGGTCGAAATGCGCTATTGCGCAGTTTCTTTGGTCCCTGTTTCGAGGACTTTCGGCCCCCACGGCGATGGCCAGATGCCCTTCTGCGCCATCCCGCCGGTGTGGCCAGGATTGACGGTTGAGGAAGGGGAAGCGCATGAAGGCCAACGTGGGTGACTGGCTGGTGGTCAAGGGCACGACCATCGATCGGCCCGATCACCGGGGAGTGATCACCGAGGTGCACTCCCGGGACGGGTCGCCGCCGTATGTGGTTCGCTGGCTCGACAGCGACCACGAATCGACCGTGTTCCCCGGCTCGGACGCCGTCATCGTCACCGCCGACGAGCAGCATGCCGCCGAGGAACGGGCGCACCATCGATTCGGGTCGTAGCCGAGCGCACGGTCAGGTGACGATGCCGGGGGCGGTGAAGCACTGGCCGACGCACGTCCGGCGCCGCGACGGGACCTGCGTGCCGTTCGACATCGGGCGGATCGAGAACGCGGTGAGCCGGGCCGCGCGCGAGGTCGGCTGCGAGGACCCCGACATGCCGGCGACCGTGGCGCGGGCCGTCGCCGACGCGCTCGGACCCGACGTCGCCGACGTCGAGCGGATCCAGGACTTCGTCGAAGCGCGGTTGGGGGAGGCCGGCCTCGACGACGTCGCCCGTGCGTACATCGTCTACCGCCAGCGGCACGCCGAACTGCGTACCGCCAAGATGCTGCTGGGTGTGCGTGACGAGCTGAAGCTCAGCCTGGCGGCGGTGACGGTGCTGCGCGAGCGGTACCTGCGGCGTGACGACGCGGGCAGGCCGGTGGAGTCCACCGGCGAGATGATGGACCGGGCGGCGCGCTTCGTGGCGGCCGCCGAGGATGGCTACCGGCGGGGTTCGGCGGCCGAGTGGGCCGAGCGGTTCGCCACCTCGATGCGCCGCCTCGAGTTTCTGCCCAATTCGCCGACCTTGATGAATGCCGGAACCGAGATCGGTTTGCTCGCAGGATGTTTCGTGCTGCCGCTGGAGGACTCGCTGCACGCGATCTTCGCCACGCTGGGCCACGCCGCCGACATCCAGCGAGCGGGCGGCGGAACCGGATTCTCGTTCAGCCACATCCGGCCGGCCGGTGACCGGATCGTCGCCACCGGCGGCACCGCCAGTGGTCCGATGTCCTTCCTGCGGTTGTTCGACGCCGCCGCCGGGGTCGTGTCGATGGGCGGGCGCCGTCGCGGTGCCTGCATGGGGGTGCTCAACGTCTCGCACCCCGACATCGTCGACTTCGTCACCGCCAAAAGCGACAGCCCCTCGGAGCTGTCGCATTTCAATCTGTCGGTCGGCGTCACCGACGCGTTCCTGCGGGCCGTCGAGCGTGGGGGCGAGCAGCCCCTGATCAACCCGCGGACCGGGCGTACCGTCGGCCGCGTTCCGGCCGCCGAGCTGTTCGACGCCGTCTGCGAGGCCGCCCACGCCTGCGGTGATCCGGGGCTGGTCTTCCTCGACACGGTCAACCGGGCCAATCCCGTGCCACGCCGCGGCCGCATCGAGGCCACGAACCCGTGCGGAGAGGTGCCGCTGCTGCCCTATGAGTCGTGCAATCTCGGCTCGATCAATCTGGCCCGCATGGTCACCGCCCGCGGCGTCGACTGGGATCGGCTCGCCGACACCGTCGCCGTGGCGGTGCGCTTCCTCGACGACGTCATCGACGTCAGCCGCTATCCGTTCCCCGAACTCGCCGAGGCCACGCGGGCGACCCGCAAGGTCGGGCTCGGGGTGATGGGACTGGCCGAGCTGCTGGCCGTCCTCGGAATCCCTTACGACAGTGACGAAGCCGTCAGGCTGGCCGGCCAGATCATGCGCCGGGTCCAGCAGGCGGCCCACCGGACGTCGAGGTGTCTCGCGGAGGACCGCGGGGTGTTCCCGGCCTTCGCCGGCAGCCGGATAGCGGCACTCGGTCCGCATCGCAACGCGCAGCTGACCTCCGTGGCGCCGACGGGCACGATCTCGCTGATCGCCGGTACCACTGCGGGAATCGAGCCGATGTTCGCCATCGCGTTCACCCGGTCGATCGTCGGGAGACATCTGCTCGAGGTCAATCCGTGCTTCGACAGGCTGGCCCGGGACCGGGGGCTCTACCGGGACGACCTGATCGCCGAGATCGCCCAGTGCGGTGGGGTGCGGTCCTACCCGGGGCAGCTGCCCGACGATGTGCGCGCGGCGTTCCCGACCGCGGCGGAGATCTCCCCGCGGTGGCACCTGCGCATGCAGGCCGCCGTGCAACGCCATGTCGACGCGGCGGTGTCGAAGACGGTCAACCTGCCCGCAACGGCGTCCGTCGACGATGTTCGCGACATCTATCTGGCGGCGTGGAAGGCGAAGGTCAAGGGCATCACGGTGTATCGCTACGGCAGCCGAGAGGGGCAGGTGCTCTCCTATGCCGCGCCGCAGCCCGAACTGGCGCAGGCCGACGTCGCCTACAGCGGCGGGTGCGTCGGCCGGTCGTGCGAGTTCTGAGGCGCCCGCGGGGGTGACCTTCGGCCCTAACCAGCGCGAGTTGTGCAGCGTAGCAATGGAGTATGCGGAACAGAACCGACCTGCCCGACGTGTTCGACGTCGACGTGATCACCCACGGCGAGAGCGCCGACGCGGCCGACTACGCAAGGACCAGGATCGGGGGACTGGGCCGGCTCACCCACCGGCCGGTGCTGCACGCGCGCGTCCGGCTGACAAGCCACCGCGACCCGGCCGTGGAGCGGCCCGTGCTCGCCCAGGCGAACCTCGACGTCGAGGGCAGGCCGGTGCGGGCCCAGGCGTACGGCGACACCGCACGCGAGGCGATCGACCGGCTCGAGGCGAAGCTGACCCGGCGCCTCGAACGGGTGGCCGCACACTGGGAGGCCCAGCGGGGCGGTCAGCCCGCTCCCGAACCGCACGAGTGGCGGCACGAGTCCGAACCGGCCAAGCGGCTCAGCTACTTTCCGCGCCCGGCCGACGAACGCCGGATCGTCCGGCGCAAGTCCTTCGCCATGGCTCCGTGCTCGGTCGACGAGGCCGTCACCGAGATGGACCTGCTCGACTACGACTTCCACCTGTTCACCGAGAAGGGTTCGGGCACTGCGGCCGTGGTGTATCGAGGCGGACCCACCGGCTACCGCGTGGCCCTCGTCGCGCCCGAGCTGGCAGGCCAGCTCGCACCGTTCACCGGCGCGGTCACCGTCAGTGGGCAACCGGCACCGTGTCTTTCCGAGCAGGGGGCCACCGAACGTCTCGGTCTGCTCGGTCTGCCGTTCCTGTTCTACATCGACGCCGCGCAGGGCCGGGCGAGCGTGCTCTACCACCGCTACGACGGCCACTACGGGATGATCAGCCCCGCGAACTGACCCCGTTCACTGCCAGCGCGCATCGCGCTCACGCGGGCTGAGTGGTCCCGAGTCCCGTTCGGGTGCAGCGGTGTCGACCGTCACCTCTTCCCAGAACCCCGGGCTGTACAGGTGGATGTCGCTGCCGCTCACCACCTTCAAGACACCGCTGTCGAGCACTTCATACGTGGCACCGTCGGAGAACTCCTCGTCGGTGTCCCGGTCTCTGAGCTGGATCCACAGACGCATGGCTCGCAGTACCTCACACGTCAGCCGGTGTGCGGCTGAGATGGTTGAGGAACCAGTCCCGTGCCAGCGCGGCAACGGCTTCCAGCGTGCCGGGCTCCTCGAACAGGTGGGTCGCGCCGGGTACGATCGTGAGATTGCACTGTCCGGGGATGGCGGCTTGCGCCCGCCGGTTGAGTTCCAGCACGACCTCGTCGCGGCCGCCGACGATCAGCAGCGTCGGTGCGTAGACGTCGTAGAGGTGCCTGCCCGCGAGGTCGGGCCGGCCCCCACGGGAGACCACCGCGCCGACCTCGACCCGGGTGTCGGCCGCGGCGGTCAGTGCCGCGCCTGCCCCGGTGCTGGCGCCGAAGTAGCCGATCGGCAGCGACGCGGTGTCGGGGCGGGTGGACAGCCAGGCCGTGACGTCGACCAGTCGCCGGGCCAGCAACTCGATGTCGAAGACGTTGGCACGGTTACCTTCTTCGGCGGGGGTGAGCAGGTCGAACAGCAGTGTGGCCAAGCCGGCCTCGTTGAGCACGTCGGCGACGTACCGGTTGCGCGGACTGTGGCGGCTGCTCCCGCTGCCGTGCGCGAAGACGACGATGCCCTCCGGATTCTCCGGGATGGTCAGGCGCCCCGCGACCTCGACCGCCCCGGCCGTCACCCGGACCTCCTCGTCCCGCGGGTCTGCCGCCGGCGCGTCTGCTGCGCTCGCCGGGGCGATGCCGTCGCGGGCGGCGTCGAGCAGTGCGACGACCTCGTCGTCGGAGGTCTGCCGGAACCTGTGATAGCCCTGCCCGACGGCGGCATAGAAGTAGAACTTCGGGGTCTCCAGGTACACCACGTCGTCGGCGCAGTAATTCATCGCGTCGACGACGTGGCGCGACCCCACCGGGGCCGCCAGCACGATCCGCGTCGCACCCTGGGCGCGAGCGGCCTCGCACGCCGCCCGGGCAGACGCCTCACTGGTCAACCCGTAGTCGACGATCAACGCGACACGGCCGGCCAGCGGAATCCGTTCCCGGCCGCGTCGATACAGCGCCACCTCCCTCGCCAATTCGGCTCGCTGGACGGCCTCGATCTCGGCGGCGGTGGCTTCGCCGAGCGCCATCTGCTCGAGTTCGGCGTCGTTGACGATCCGGACGTCGTCCTCGGCGATCGCACCATAGGCGACCTCGGGCTCGAACGACGGGGCCAGTCTGCGCACCACCAGGACATCGAGCGGCGCGCGCAACGATCTCGCGACCTCGAACGCCACCGGTACCCCGCCGCGCGGCAGGCCCAGCACCACGACATCGCTGTCCCGGAATCGTTCCAGGCGCTCGGCGAGCCGGCGCCCGGCTTCGGCCCGGTCATGAAACAACTGCACGGCGCACCTCCGTGTCACTCGTCCTCGATGACGTGCATCGCGGCTTCCTCAGCGGAGGCGGCGCCTCCGCTGATCCCGACATCGTCGGCCACCAGTTCCGCCTCGTCGTCCTCGCCGAACCCGAGGTCGGGCGCGACCAGTCGGCCTGCCCGCGTGCGTCCGACCTCTCGGTGCTGCGGGAATTCGGCGTCCTGCTCGGCTTCATCGCCGCGGAGCTGATCGGCCTCGTCGAACAGGACGTTCAGCCGCGACGCCGGGTCCGGCTCCTCCTCGGAGAGAAGCTGATCCATGGACTCCCCGGGCCCGAAGGCGCCGGGTCCGTACGGCTGCTCGGGAGGTGAGTAGCCTTCGTCGAGCACGTCGGCGACCCCGCGGTCGATGAGCGTGTCCTCGGCCTCGAGCTGGTTCTCCTTCTCGACGCTGTATTCGCCCGCTGCGGGACCCGTGGCGTAATTCGGTGTGCTCATCGGTGATTCGTTTCGGAGACGGGTCAGTGACTGGTGATCGCCTGCTGCGAGCAGATCGCTTTGACGAATTGCACGATGGCGTGTTCGGGCAGGTGCCGGGCGATGTCGGCTTCGCTGACGATGCCGACGAGCCGATGATCGTCGATCACCGGGAGCCGCCGGACCTGATGCTCCTCCATGACGGTGAGCATCTCCTGGATGCCCGCATCCGCGTCGACGTGGTAGGTGGTGCCCTGAGCCAGCTCACCTGCGGTCGTGGTGTCGGGATCATGGCCGCCGGCAAGGCATTTGACGACGATGTCGCGGTCGGTGATCATGCCGTGGAGCCGGTCGTCGTCGCCGCAGATGGGTAGCGCGCCCACGCCGAGTTCGGCCATGTGGCGTGCCGCCGTGGTCAAGGTCTCGTGCTCGCCGACACATGTCACTCCGGTGTGCATGATTTCGCGTGCCGTGGTCATCGCGGTGGTCATGGTGTCTCCTCACCTCGTATCGGGTCGCGGGGCGTACCCCCTGACGTGGTCGATACTTCGCCTGGGGTGCGGGCGCATCTAGGGCCGTTGGACCTTCGAGATCACGACATTCGGCCGATGCCCGGCCGGCGAAGGTTTCCTACCGTCGAGGGACCTCCGTCGGTCGACTCGAGAGGAGCCCCGAAATGCCCGAGGACATCAAGCCCCGTGGAGTCGTCGTCGGCACCGACGGGTCTACCTGCTCCCTGGTGGCGGTGCGGTGGGCGGCCCGTGAGGCGGCGATGCGCCACGCCGGCCTCCACATCGTGCACGTCGTGTCGTCCTTGGTGTTTCCGGTGTCGACGCTGGCGTGGCCCGGCGGCCGGGTGCCCGACGAGGTGCTCGAGATCCAGGAGAACGAGGCGCGCAACGCGATCACCGACGCGGTGGCCGCGGCCCGAGAAGCCGGCGCCGACGAGTCGCTGGAGGTCTCGTGCGAAACGGCGCACGGGGGAGC is a window of Mycolicibacterium chubuense NBB4 DNA encoding:
- a CDS encoding adenosylcobalamin-dependent ribonucleoside-diphosphate reductase, with translation MPGAVKHWPTHVRRRDGTCVPFDIGRIENAVSRAAREVGCEDPDMPATVARAVADALGPDVADVERIQDFVEARLGEAGLDDVARAYIVYRQRHAELRTAKMLLGVRDELKLSLAAVTVLRERYLRRDDAGRPVESTGEMMDRAARFVAAAEDGYRRGSAAEWAERFATSMRRLEFLPNSPTLMNAGTEIGLLAGCFVLPLEDSLHAIFATLGHAADIQRAGGGTGFSFSHIRPAGDRIVATGGTASGPMSFLRLFDAAAGVVSMGGRRRGACMGVLNVSHPDIVDFVTAKSDSPSELSHFNLSVGVTDAFLRAVERGGEQPLINPRTGRTVGRVPAAELFDAVCEAAHACGDPGLVFLDTVNRANPVPRRGRIEATNPCGEVPLLPYESCNLGSINLARMVTARGVDWDRLADTVAVAVRFLDDVIDVSRYPFPELAEATRATRKVGLGVMGLAELLAVLGIPYDSDEAVRLAGQIMRRVQQAAHRTSRCLAEDRGVFPAFAGSRIAALGPHRNAQLTSVAPTGTISLIAGTTAGIEPMFAIAFTRSIVGRHLLEVNPCFDRLARDRGLYRDDLIAEIAQCGGVRSYPGQLPDDVRAAFPTAAEISPRWHLRMQAAVQRHVDAAVSKTVNLPATASVDDVRDIYLAAWKAKVKGITVYRYGSREGQVLSYAAPQPELAQADVAYSGGCVGRSCEF
- a CDS encoding ribosome hibernation promotion factor, with amino-acid sequence MRNRTDLPDVFDVDVITHGESADAADYARTRIGGLGRLTHRPVLHARVRLTSHRDPAVERPVLAQANLDVEGRPVRAQAYGDTAREAIDRLEAKLTRRLERVAAHWEAQRGGQPAPEPHEWRHESEPAKRLSYFPRPADERRIVRRKSFAMAPCSVDEAVTEMDLLDYDFHLFTEKGSGTAAVVYRGGPTGYRVALVAPELAGQLAPFTGAVTVSGQPAPCLSEQGATERLGLLGLPFLFYIDAAQGRASVLYHRYDGHYGMISPAN
- a CDS encoding alpha/beta family hydrolase — encoded protein: MQLFHDRAEAGRRLAERLERFRDSDVVVLGLPRGGVPVAFEVARSLRAPLDVLVVRRLAPSFEPEVAYGAIAEDDVRIVNDAELEQMALGEATAAEIEAVQRAELAREVALYRRGRERIPLAGRVALIVDYGLTSEASARAACEAARAQGATRIVLAAPVGSRHVVDAMNYCADDVVYLETPKFYFYAAVGQGYHRFRQTSDDEVVALLDAARDGIAPASAADAPAADPRDEEVRVTAGAVEVAGRLTIPENPEGIVVFAHGSGSSRHSPRNRYVADVLNEAGLATLLFDLLTPAEEGNRANVFDIELLARRLVDVTAWLSTRPDTASLPIGYFGASTGAGAALTAAADTRVEVGAVVSRGGRPDLAGRHLYDVYAPTLLIVGGRDEVVLELNRRAQAAIPGQCNLTIVPGATHLFEEPGTLEAVAALARDWFLNHLSRTPADV
- a CDS encoding DUF5709 domain-containing protein, with protein sequence MSTPNYATGPAAGEYSVEKENQLEAEDTLIDRGVADVLDEGYSPPEQPYGPGAFGPGESMDQLLSEEEPDPASRLNVLFDEADQLRGDEAEQDAEFPQHREVGRTRAGRLVAPDLGFGEDDEAELVADDVGISGGAASAEEAAMHVIEDE
- a CDS encoding CBS domain-containing protein, with protein sequence MTTAREIMHTGVTCVGEHETLTTAARHMAELGVGALPICGDDDRLHGMITDRDIVVKCLAGGHDPDTTTAGELAQGTTYHVDADAGIQEMLTVMEEHQVRRLPVIDDHRLVGIVSEADIARHLPEHAIVQFVKAICSQQAITSH